The sequence GTGGAGGGCGGTGACCAGAACGGCACCGTCAGCAGCACTGGCGTGTACCGCGCGCCGCGCCACGCGGGCACGTTCGTGGTGCGGGCCGTCAGCGTGGTGGACCCGACGAAGTCCGACTCCGCGACCATCACCGTGGACGACATCGTCGTCCCGGTCGTGGCGGTGACTGTCACTCCGAAGACGGCCACGGTGTCGCAGAATGGCGGTGTCAAGCTGTCCGCCGAAGTCACGGGCAGCAGCAACACCGCGGTGCAGTGGAGCGTCGAGGGTGGTGACGACAACGGCTTCGTCAGCAGCACGGGCACGTACCACGCGCCGAACAAGGCGGGCACGTTCACCGTGACGGCCACCAGCGTGGCGGACCCGACGAAGTCCGACTCGGCCACCATCACCGTGGACCCTGTCATCGTCCCGGTCGTGGCGGTGGCTGTCACGCCGAAGACGGCGACGGTGTCCCAGAACGGCACCACCAACCTGTCCGCCGAGGTCACCGGCAGCGCCAACACCGCGGTGCAGTGGTCCGTGGTGGGGGGCGATGCCAACGGCTTCGTCAGCAGCACGGGCGTGTACCACGCGCCGAACAAGGCGGGCACGTTCACCGTGACGGCCACCAGTGTGGCGGACGCGTCGAAGTCCGACTCGGCCACCATCACCGTGGAGCCCATCGTCGTTCCGACGGTGGCCGTGGCTGTCACGCCGAAGACGGCGACGGTGTCCCAGAACGGCACCGTCAACCTGTCCGCCGAGGTCACCGGCAGCAGCAACACCGCGGTGCAGTGGAGCGTGGTGGGGGGTGATGCCAACGGCTTCGTCAGCAGCACGGGCGTGTACCACGCGCCGAACAAGGCGGGCACGTTCACCGTGACGGCGACCAGCGTGGCGGACGCGTCGAAGTCCGACTCGGCCACCCTCACCGTGGACCCCATCGTGGTTCCGACGGTGGCGGTGACGGTCTCTCCGAAGACGGGCAATGTGGCGCAGGACGCGACCATAAGCCTGTCCGCCTCGGTCACCGGCAGCAGCAACACCGCGGTGCTGTGGGAGGTCGTCGGCGGTGACGCCAACGGCTACGTCAGCAGCACGGGCGTGTACCGCGCGCCGAAGAAGGCGGGCACGTTCACCGTGACGGCCACCAGCGTGGCGGACCCGACGAAGTCCGACTCGGCCACCATCACCGTGGACCCCATCGTGGTTCCGACGGTGGCGGTGACGGTTTCTCCGAAGACGGGCAACGTGGCGCAGGACGCGACCATCACCCTGACTGCCTCGGTTACCGGCACCAGCAACACCGCGGTGCTGTGGACCGTGGTGGGGGGGGGCTCCAACGGCTACGTCAGCAGCACGGGCGTGTACCGCGCGCCGAAGAAGGCGGGCACGTTCACTGTGGTGGCCACCAGCGTGGCGGACTCGTCGAAGTCCGACTCCGCGACCATCACGGTGGACCCCATCGTCGTCCCGACGGTGGCGGTGACGGTGACTCCGAAGACGGCCACGGTGGCCGTGGACGGCTCCGTCAGCCTGTCTGCTTCGGTCACCGGCACCAGCAACACCCAGGTGCTGTGGACGGTGCAGGGTGGCGACGCCAATGGCTACGTGAGCACCACGGGCGTGTACCGCGCGCCGAGCCAGGCGGGTACGTACACAGTGACGGCCACCAGCGTGGCGGACGCGTCGAAGTCCGACTCGGCCACCATCACCGTGAACCCCGTCGTCGTCCCGACGGTGGCGGTGAGTGTCACGCCGAAGACGGCCACCGTCGAGCAGGGCGCCGTCGTCAACCTCTCGGCCTCTGTCACTGGCACCTCCGTCGTCGCGGTGACCTGGGCCGTGGCGGGCGGTTCCGCCAACGGCACCGTCACCAGCTCCGGCGTGTACACGGCGCCGAACAAGCCGGGCACGTACACCGTGACGGCGACCAGCGTGGCGGATGCGTCGAAGTCCGACTCCGCCACCATCACCGTGCCCGTCGCCGGCACGGTGAAGTACGTGGACCCCACGGGTACGGGCTGGCGCCTGGTTCGTAACGCCAGCCTGTCCTCGGGCAACACGCTGGTGCTGGACCTGGTCGGCCCCACGGGCCAGTCCAGCCGCGGCGCGGACCTGACGCTGGCGCTGGATGCGGCCACCGCGTCCTGGTCCACCGTGGACGGCTCCGAGTACGTGGCCAACCGTGGCTACAACCTCGGCGCCGCGCCCCAGCTGCTCAAGTCGGGCGTGAAGGGCAGCACGCTGAGC comes from Pyxidicoccus parkwaysis and encodes:
- a CDS encoding beta strand repeat-containing protein codes for the protein MKLIVPLLIGALAACTDPDSGPVTVTPKTVTVKAGEKTTFSASVKDAKDPRVLWSVEGGDSHGTISSTGVYTAPAEAGSYTVVATNAVDTSKTDTATVKVEAVQAPTVIVKVTPTTATIGQGTVTNLTAEVSGSSITAVQWSVDGGDENGTVSSTGRYTAPHKSGTFNVTATSVADPTKKASAAITVEPVVVEEVKVTVSPSSGTTTWDGTVHLTAEVTGTNNLAVLWSVEGGDANGFVSSTGVYRAPNKTGTFTVTATSVADPTKKASASIKVDPVVAAEVVVTVSPKTANVAQDAAFSLSAEVTGTNLTAVQWSVEGGDQNGTVSSTGVYRAPRHAGTFVVRAVSVVDPTKSDSATITVDDIVVPVVAVTVTPKTATVSQNGGVKLSAEVTGSSNTAVQWSVEGGDDNGFVSSTGTYHAPNKAGTFTVTATSVADPTKSDSATITVDPVIVPVVAVAVTPKTATVSQNGTTNLSAEVTGSANTAVQWSVVGGDANGFVSSTGVYHAPNKAGTFTVTATSVADASKSDSATITVEPIVVPTVAVAVTPKTATVSQNGTVNLSAEVTGSSNTAVQWSVVGGDANGFVSSTGVYHAPNKAGTFTVTATSVADASKSDSATLTVDPIVVPTVAVTVSPKTGNVAQDATISLSASVTGSSNTAVLWEVVGGDANGYVSSTGVYRAPKKAGTFTVTATSVADPTKSDSATITVDPIVVPTVAVTVSPKTGNVAQDATITLTASVTGTSNTAVLWTVVGGGSNGYVSSTGVYRAPKKAGTFTVVATSVADSSKSDSATITVDPIVVPTVAVTVTPKTATVAVDGSVSLSASVTGTSNTQVLWTVQGGDANGYVSTTGVYRAPSQAGTYTVTATSVADASKSDSATITVNPVVVPTVAVSVTPKTATVEQGAVVNLSASVTGTSVVAVTWAVAGGSANGTVTSSGVYTAPNKPGTYTVTATSVADASKSDSATITVPVAGTVKYVDPTGTGWRLVRNASLSSGNTLVLDLVGPTGQSSRGADLTLALDAATASWSTVDGSEYVANRGYNLGAAPQLLKSGVKGSTLSVGVYQKGAAATAHSGALLSVALTVKATAQTPAGTVVPLNVLKGHALPASGSLQAIDVAVGTITTAQ